In Stieleria varia, one genomic interval encodes:
- a CDS encoding RNA polymerase sigma factor — translation MPQSPPETRASLILRLQNADDLAAWDEFTELYGPVVYRVARRRGFQAADAENLVQEVLLAVAQSISRWIKRDNRGSFHAWLLRIAHNEVVDMLTRPATRVLGQDGERGQELLDAISVRGDISSLIEREYERELFRWAADRVKQTVAPQTWQAFWLTEVNGQSVQQAAETIGTTAGQIYVNRSRVMARIKELIKEHEARK, via the coding sequence ATGCCTCAAAGTCCTCCTGAAACCCGAGCCAGTCTGATTCTGCGTTTACAAAACGCGGACGATCTGGCTGCCTGGGACGAGTTCACAGAGCTTTATGGGCCGGTGGTTTATCGAGTGGCTCGGCGGCGCGGGTTCCAGGCTGCTGATGCGGAGAACTTGGTTCAGGAAGTCCTGCTGGCTGTGGCTCAGTCGATTTCTCGATGGATCAAGCGAGACAATCGCGGCAGCTTTCATGCCTGGCTGCTTCGGATCGCTCACAACGAAGTCGTCGACATGCTGACTCGGCCAGCGACGCGTGTGCTTGGTCAGGATGGTGAGCGTGGCCAGGAGCTTCTCGATGCAATTTCTGTTCGCGGTGATATCTCGTCACTGATCGAACGAGAATACGAACGCGAACTGTTTCGCTGGGCGGCGGATCGTGTGAAACAAACGGTTGCGCCGCAAACCTGGCAGGCGTTCTGGCTGACTGAAGTCAACGGGCAATCGGTGCAACAAGCTGCAGAAACGATTGGGACAACTGCGGGCCAGATCTATGTCAACCGCAGTCGGGTGATGGCTCGCATTAAAGAACTTATCAAAGAACATGAGGCTCGGAAATGA
- a CDS encoding sulfatase — MKNTILFLYVLGASVAQLAAAQLAAAQFAAAEPAKNVLFLVSDDLRAGVLGCYGDQVSDTPNIDRLASRGVLFERSYCQGTVCGPSRASFMRGRYFGNEGITLGEHFIAQGRTTARVGKIFHMRVPGDIIAGTHGQDVPACWTQRFNASGREAHTPGEYACLNQNVFTTALEGRQSTGDPHRPFVTVSYEGDGSDQPDAKAAAKSVELLREFKSSEKPFMLAVGFVRPHYPMVAPRQYFDRYPHDQMTLPHVPEGDLDDIPPAGISGSNSRKNGLAAYPDNQRRMWSGYRASVTFMDSQVGRVIDELDRLGLTESTVIVFTSDHGYHLGDHTFWQKSNLHEQVTRVPLIVAAPGVMPSRSRSITQLVDVFPTLCELTGAPVPESVQGKSLVPILRDPAAEVHDAAFSYAQGGHHALRTDRWAYMRYADATEELYDMDADPGQFNNLAQKAAYSETIAKLRLKLDERAGSTDAARIRGKRMKKAK; from the coding sequence ATGAAAAACACGATTCTATTTCTTTATGTGCTCGGCGCATCCGTCGCCCAACTCGCTGCCGCCCAACTCGCTGCCGCCCAATTCGCTGCCGCCGAACCGGCGAAGAACGTTCTCTTCCTCGTCTCCGACGACCTTCGTGCGGGCGTGCTGGGTTGTTATGGCGACCAAGTGAGCGACACGCCGAACATCGACCGCCTCGCATCGCGGGGTGTGTTGTTCGAACGTTCCTATTGCCAGGGAACAGTCTGTGGGCCTTCCCGAGCGTCGTTCATGCGTGGACGCTATTTCGGGAACGAAGGGATCACGCTCGGCGAGCATTTCATCGCACAGGGTCGCACGACGGCGCGGGTGGGAAAGATCTTTCACATGCGAGTCCCCGGCGACATCATCGCAGGGACCCACGGCCAGGACGTACCCGCCTGCTGGACGCAGCGTTTCAATGCGTCTGGTAGGGAAGCACATACACCGGGCGAGTACGCCTGTCTCAACCAGAACGTGTTCACCACCGCGCTGGAAGGGCGGCAGTCCACCGGCGACCCGCATCGTCCCTTCGTCACCGTCAGCTATGAGGGCGACGGTTCGGATCAGCCGGATGCAAAGGCCGCAGCGAAATCAGTCGAGTTGCTGCGTGAATTCAAGTCGTCTGAAAAACCCTTCATGCTCGCGGTCGGCTTTGTGCGTCCGCATTATCCGATGGTCGCGCCGCGTCAGTATTTCGACCGCTACCCACATGATCAGATGACGCTGCCGCATGTCCCGGAAGGCGATCTGGACGACATTCCCCCGGCGGGCATCTCCGGCTCAAACTCGCGCAAGAACGGACTCGCAGCTTATCCCGACAACCAGCGTCGGATGTGGTCAGGCTACCGCGCGAGTGTCACTTTCATGGATTCTCAAGTCGGCCGCGTGATTGACGAACTCGACCGTCTCGGCCTGACCGAAAGCACCGTCATTGTCTTCACCAGCGACCACGGCTATCACCTCGGCGACCACACTTTCTGGCAAAAGTCCAACCTTCACGAGCAGGTCACCCGCGTGCCTTTGATCGTCGCCGCCCCCGGTGTCATGCCGTCGCGAAGCCGTTCCATCACGCAACTCGTGGACGTGTTTCCCACGCTCTGTGAACTGACGGGCGCTCCCGTGCCCGAAAGCGTGCAGGGCAAGAGCCTCGTCCCCATTCTGCGAGACCCGGCTGCAGAAGTACACGATGCTGCGTTCTCGTATGCGCAGGGCGGTCACCATGCCTTGCGCACCGACCGCTGGGCGTACATGCGCTACGCCGACGCAACAGAAGAACTCTACGACATGGATGCCGATCCCGGCCAGTTCAATAACCTTGCACAGAAAGCTGCGTACTCGGAGACAATCGCGAAGCTCCGTCTGAAACTCGACGAACGGGCCGGTTCCACCGATGCCGCCAGGATTCGTGGAAAAAGAATGAAGAAGGCAAAATGA
- a CDS encoding NAD(P)-dependent alcohol dehydrogenase: MPNVASFHDATTSQRRLSAKDSGVIVLNESRFDMKAVYVKRYGSPSDLQVGDVPTPALHDSRKHRANVLIRVHAAGLHVGDCFSVRGAPFVVRMETGWLRPTTGIPGYDFSGVVEEVGESADGFDVGDEVFGYCLGSCAEFVAVADDKLARKPQGLSFVEAAALPTSGLAALHALRDVANLQAGQSLLINGASGGVGTFAVQIAKAFGVEVTGICSGLNAALVQSLGADHVVDYNREDFTDAGQQFDCILDNVENRKLYEIRRALKPTGTLICNSGTGASGVAFWVRLLKPLIVSPFTTQRLCRYLSVPTRQDLEVLSEMVNDKKLKPVLSEVHTLDSVADALHMLESGRTVGKRVVRVIET, translated from the coding sequence ATGCCCAACGTCGCATCATTTCATGATGCGACAACTTCACAGCGTCGACTTTCTGCAAAAGACTCCGGCGTTATCGTATTGAACGAAAGCAGATTCGACATGAAAGCGGTCTACGTGAAACGCTACGGTTCGCCCAGTGACCTACAGGTTGGCGACGTGCCGACGCCAGCTCTTCATGATTCGCGCAAGCACCGTGCGAACGTGCTCATCCGCGTGCATGCCGCTGGACTTCATGTTGGCGACTGCTTTTCCGTTCGTGGCGCGCCTTTTGTGGTCCGCATGGAAACGGGCTGGTTACGGCCGACGACCGGCATTCCTGGGTACGACTTCTCTGGTGTGGTCGAAGAGGTTGGCGAATCAGCGGACGGTTTTGACGTCGGGGATGAGGTGTTTGGCTATTGCCTGGGTAGCTGCGCCGAGTTCGTGGCGGTGGCCGATGACAAGTTGGCTAGGAAACCGCAAGGCTTGTCTTTTGTCGAAGCGGCAGCTCTGCCTACGTCCGGTCTGGCGGCCCTGCATGCGTTGCGCGACGTGGCCAACCTGCAGGCAGGGCAATCGTTGCTGATCAATGGAGCTTCCGGAGGCGTCGGTACGTTTGCGGTGCAGATCGCGAAAGCTTTCGGTGTCGAAGTGACCGGCATTTGCAGCGGTTTGAATGCGGCGCTTGTGCAGTCGCTCGGTGCCGACCATGTCGTTGATTACAACCGCGAAGATTTTACTGACGCAGGACAGCAATTTGACTGCATCTTGGACAATGTTGAGAACCGAAAGCTGTACGAGATCCGTCGTGCATTGAAGCCCACCGGAACGCTGATCTGCAACAGCGGAACGGGTGCAAGTGGCGTAGCGTTCTGGGTTCGTTTGCTCAAGCCGCTGATCGTTTCCCCGTTCACGACACAGCGGCTTTGCCGATATCTCTCGGTGCCGACTCGACAGGATCTCGAAGTGCTCAGCGAAATGGTGAACGATAAGAAACTAAAGCCTGTCTTGTCTGAAGTGCACACGCTCGATTCGGTCGCTGATGCTTTGCACATGCTCGAGTCCGGACGCACGGTAGGTAAGCGTGTCGTCCGTGTGATCGAAACCTAA
- a CDS encoding cupin domain-containing protein: protein MPRPSKIEPVLIRPEEWLKKSNPPLGSQEGHHFGVDCVVIRYSTDEIGEGPNLHVHPYDEIFHILEGRAQFTVGDQQFEATAGSLVIGPANVPHAYKNLGPGRLDSVDFHLSPEWIQYDLPRDDESLSAPTLS, encoded by the coding sequence ATGCCTAGACCCAGCAAGATCGAACCCGTTTTGATTCGCCCCGAAGAGTGGCTCAAGAAGTCCAACCCGCCGCTGGGTTCTCAGGAAGGACACCACTTCGGAGTCGACTGCGTTGTCATTCGCTACAGCACGGACGAGATCGGAGAAGGACCCAACTTGCACGTGCATCCGTACGACGAAATCTTTCATATTCTCGAGGGACGCGCACAATTCACAGTTGGCGATCAACAATTCGAAGCGACCGCTGGTTCGCTGGTCATCGGTCCCGCGAACGTACCACACGCCTACAAGAATCTTGGGCCCGGTCGCTTGGATTCAGTGGATTTCCACCTCAGCCCGGAATGGATCCAATACGACCTGCCGCGTGATGACGAGTCACTGAGCGCACCGACGCTTTCGTGA
- a CDS encoding nuclear transport factor 2 family protein, with amino-acid sequence MPHTLTLAPPFNLESALAKVRAAEDAWNSQDADRIAQAYSVDSEWRNRDQFVRGRDQIVEFLTQKWRREFDYRLAKSLWAFTDDRIAVRFQYEYRLANGEWYRAYGNENWEFGADGLMCRREASINDVAIDVSSRKFTWPSGSPRPAVGFEIEELR; translated from the coding sequence ATGCCCCACACACTTACACTCGCGCCTCCTTTCAACCTTGAGTCAGCATTAGCCAAAGTTCGGGCGGCCGAGGACGCCTGGAATTCGCAAGACGCTGATCGTATTGCGCAAGCGTACTCGGTCGACTCCGAATGGCGCAATCGCGATCAGTTCGTCCGCGGACGCGATCAAATCGTGGAGTTCCTGACGCAGAAGTGGCGACGTGAATTCGACTATCGCCTCGCCAAATCGCTGTGGGCTTTCACAGATGATCGCATCGCCGTTCGCTTCCAGTACGAGTACCGATTAGCCAATGGCGAATGGTACCGAGCGTACGGAAACGAAAACTGGGAATTCGGTGCAGATGGGTTGATGTGTCGTCGCGAAGCCAGCATCAACGACGTGGCGATCGACGTTTCGAGTCGCAAATTCACTTGGCCTTCGGGTTCGCCGCGTCCCGCAGTGGGTTTTGAAATCGAAGAGCTACGTTGA
- a CDS encoding carboxymuconolactone decarboxylase family protein, producing MSRIHQISPETATGKSAELFTAVKGKLGMVPNMMRAIGNSPAALGAYLQFSGGLAGGSLSNQQREQIALAVGEANQCDYCLAAHSALGKMAGLSPDQIRDARHGSAVDVKSDALVRFARKLVNERGHVSDGDLQELRDQGFTDGDVAEVVANVALNIFTNYFNHVADPDIDFPQAESLSCKVA from the coding sequence ATGTCCCGAATCCATCAAATCTCTCCCGAAACCGCCACGGGAAAATCCGCCGAACTGTTCACTGCTGTCAAAGGCAAGCTCGGCATGGTCCCCAACATGATGCGGGCGATCGGCAACTCGCCCGCGGCGCTGGGAGCGTACCTGCAGTTCAGCGGCGGGCTGGCCGGTGGATCGCTGTCGAACCAACAACGCGAGCAAATCGCCCTGGCGGTCGGCGAGGCAAATCAGTGCGACTATTGCTTGGCGGCTCATTCGGCGCTCGGAAAGATGGCCGGTCTCAGCCCCGACCAGATCCGTGACGCGCGTCACGGTTCGGCGGTCGACGTCAAGAGTGACGCATTGGTGCGTTTCGCTCGCAAGTTGGTCAATGAGCGCGGGCATGTCAGCGACGGCGATCTGCAAGAGCTGCGAGACCAAGGTTTCACCGATGGCGATGTTGCCGAAGTGGTGGCGAATGTCGCATTGAACATTTTCACCAACTACTTCAATCACGTCGCTGATCCCGACATCGACTTTCCCCAAGCTGAAAGCTTGAGCTGCAAAGTCGCTTGA
- a CDS encoding sigma-54-dependent Fis family transcriptional regulator — MSLQKHAIFGDPTEILLSLSGKHHLPELLPLAVRLLAPDEQVALVRIWLVRPPEEGDCLSCPMAGECHHRQRCLHLVASYGHARHGEDQHWERTTGDFRRMPMAVRKIGHIAATGETVQIDDVSADSTWIARPDWVRDEAVRSFFGLPLRYRDETLGVLALFSRKLMAVSCCDWLRMIADHLAAAIANARALDEIELLKARLEQENEYLREEVAVASMGELVGNSPALQMISQQIDLVAPTDSSVLILGESGTGKELIARELHRRSNRSERPLIKVNCAAVPRELYESEFFGHSKGSFTGALRDRAGRFELAHGGTLFLDEIGEIPLDLQAKLLRVLQEGELERIGEEQTRRLNVRIIAATNRNLRQESAEGRFRQDLFYRLSVFPIELAPLRERVQDIPLLAEHFLQRFARQLGRKPLKLTLANEQQLQRYRWPGNVRELQHVLERAVIISTDGKLRFDLLDDTASQPSKKASQANIGSPDQVLADKVLTDREVRSFEKENICRALEATGGKVYGKGGAAEVLGLKPTTLLSRIRALGIRN; from the coding sequence ATGAGCCTTCAGAAACATGCGATATTCGGTGACCCGACCGAGATCCTGCTGTCGCTTTCGGGCAAACACCACCTGCCGGAATTGCTTCCCCTGGCGGTCAGGCTGCTGGCTCCCGACGAGCAAGTTGCGTTGGTCCGGATTTGGCTGGTGCGTCCTCCAGAGGAAGGAGATTGCTTGAGCTGTCCGATGGCTGGGGAGTGCCATCATCGTCAGCGGTGTTTGCACCTCGTCGCCAGCTACGGACACGCGCGTCATGGCGAGGATCAACATTGGGAACGGACGACGGGTGACTTCCGTCGCATGCCGATGGCCGTGCGCAAGATCGGTCACATCGCGGCGACGGGCGAGACGGTTCAGATCGATGACGTCTCGGCCGACTCAACCTGGATCGCAAGACCTGATTGGGTGCGTGATGAAGCGGTTCGATCGTTTTTTGGTTTGCCACTTCGGTATCGTGACGAAACGCTTGGGGTGCTGGCGTTGTTCTCTCGCAAGCTGATGGCCGTTTCCTGCTGCGATTGGTTGCGGATGATCGCCGATCACTTGGCCGCCGCGATCGCGAATGCCAGAGCGCTCGATGAGATCGAGTTGCTCAAAGCGAGGCTCGAGCAAGAGAACGAGTACTTGCGCGAGGAGGTTGCAGTTGCATCAATGGGTGAGTTGGTCGGCAACAGTCCGGCGCTGCAGATGATCAGTCAGCAGATCGATTTGGTTGCTCCCACGGATTCTTCGGTTTTGATTCTTGGTGAAAGCGGGACGGGAAAAGAGTTGATCGCGCGAGAGCTACATCGACGCAGCAACCGCTCAGAGCGTCCGTTGATCAAAGTGAATTGTGCGGCGGTGCCTCGCGAGTTATATGAAAGCGAATTCTTTGGCCACTCCAAAGGATCGTTCACCGGAGCGTTGCGAGACCGTGCGGGTCGATTCGAGCTAGCACATGGCGGCACCTTGTTTCTCGATGAGATTGGAGAGATTCCGCTGGATCTGCAGGCAAAGCTTTTGCGAGTATTGCAGGAGGGTGAATTGGAGCGAATCGGTGAAGAGCAGACACGGCGGTTGAATGTGCGTATCATTGCCGCGACCAATCGCAATCTTCGCCAAGAGTCCGCCGAAGGACGGTTTCGGCAAGACCTGTTTTACCGACTCAGTGTCTTTCCGATCGAACTGGCACCACTGCGCGAGCGTGTTCAAGATATTCCATTGCTGGCGGAGCACTTCTTGCAGCGGTTTGCTCGTCAGCTAGGTCGCAAGCCATTGAAGCTCACATTGGCCAACGAGCAGCAACTGCAGCGGTATCGTTGGCCGGGAAACGTACGCGAGCTGCAGCATGTGCTGGAGCGTGCAGTCATCATTTCCACTGACGGCAAGTTGCGCTTCGACTTGCTTGACGATACCGCATCGCAGCCCTCTAAGAAGGCGTCCCAGGCAAACATTGGTTCGCCTGACCAAGTGTTGGCGGACAAAGTGTTGACCGACCGGGAAGTACGAAGCTTTGAAAAAGAGAACATCTGCCGGGCGTTGGAGGCAACCGGCGGCAAGGTCTACGGCAAGGGCGGAGCGGCGGAAGTGCTGGGGCTTAAACCAACCACGCTCCTGTCTAGGATTCGAGCTTTGGGAATTCGAAATTGA
- a CDS encoding alpha/beta hydrolase produces MNSRILAAIVAIATISIATFSPAQQRGREITWVNPDISQMQGLTHHLLHSQAMGHDVGYVVWTPPQYDQDKQTRYPVVYFLHGAGGSEKSDSAGFSSRVAAAIRSGKFPSVICVFPNGGMSGYRNEVESMIVDELIPLIDRNYRTTPAAKSRVVCGFSMGGAGSVHLSLRHPDLFCAAGSWGGALSFRGNAAESPLLGTAKENLDQLKAHQYALLTINGDQDRPDAFQPLAEILTAQGISHQVVTLKDTSHNLGKYYDLGGDTMMEFLAARLSANEPFRTEESVIAQSQGKFHWSQSRPALIPGNPSRVIVTTQEIERVGSHGYRNVYFTETTDGGKSWSEPKEILSLQRRSMPEGHDLVIGDICPQWHAATGVLLAHGKTFGFDNGVKENRGYERVSYAVYSPQTEQWSGLNLLELPEKDHEGNIILEPNSGCNQRFDLPNGEILLPIRYRTNPKSRRYTTIVARCRFDGEKLTYIEHGSELTFAGRRGLYEPSVIGHRGRFYLTMRADESAFVSAADDGLNYSEPIEWKFDDGEILGSYNAQQHWIAHDDALYLAYTRRGANNDHVFRNRAPLFIARVDLDTLQVIRSTERVLMSETGLDLAGGFGVLDFSPSESWVVSTEMGFPDDRRSEPNRIRLSRIIWQKASP; encoded by the coding sequence ATGAACTCCAGAATCCTCGCGGCGATTGTTGCGATTGCGACGATCTCGATTGCGACATTCTCTCCTGCTCAACAGCGGGGACGTGAGATCACGTGGGTGAATCCGGACATCAGCCAAATGCAGGGGCTGACTCATCATCTCTTACACAGCCAGGCAATGGGGCATGACGTTGGATACGTTGTCTGGACGCCGCCTCAATACGATCAGGACAAGCAGACACGCTACCCAGTCGTCTACTTCCTGCATGGTGCTGGTGGATCGGAGAAGTCGGATTCCGCCGGGTTCTCTTCGCGTGTAGCCGCCGCGATCCGGTCAGGCAAGTTTCCCTCGGTGATTTGCGTCTTTCCGAATGGGGGCATGAGCGGTTACCGAAACGAAGTCGAGTCAATGATTGTTGACGAACTGATTCCGCTGATCGACCGCAACTATCGCACGACGCCTGCCGCCAAATCTCGCGTTGTCTGCGGTTTTTCCATGGGCGGAGCTGGTTCCGTCCATCTATCGCTGCGTCATCCCGATCTGTTCTGTGCTGCGGGCAGCTGGGGTGGTGCTCTTTCGTTTCGCGGAAATGCTGCAGAAAGTCCACTGCTGGGGACCGCCAAAGAGAACCTTGATCAACTGAAGGCACATCAGTATGCGTTACTGACCATCAATGGCGACCAGGACCGTCCAGATGCATTTCAGCCGTTGGCGGAGATTCTGACAGCGCAGGGAATCTCGCATCAAGTCGTGACCTTGAAGGACACCAGCCACAACCTCGGCAAATACTACGACCTCGGTGGCGATACGATGATGGAATTTCTGGCGGCACGGTTATCAGCAAATGAGCCCTTTCGAACTGAGGAGTCTGTGATTGCCCAGAGCCAGGGTAAATTTCACTGGTCGCAATCTCGTCCTGCACTCATCCCCGGCAATCCCAGTCGGGTAATCGTGACGACTCAGGAGATCGAGCGTGTGGGTTCCCATGGCTACCGCAATGTGTATTTCACCGAGACAACGGACGGCGGGAAATCATGGAGCGAACCGAAGGAGATCCTCAGTCTTCAACGTCGCTCGATGCCGGAAGGTCACGACTTGGTCATCGGCGATATTTGTCCTCAATGGCATGCTGCAACCGGTGTCCTGCTGGCTCATGGAAAAACGTTCGGCTTTGACAATGGTGTGAAAGAAAACCGGGGATATGAACGCGTTTCCTATGCTGTCTACTCGCCGCAAACTGAACAGTGGAGTGGCCTGAATCTGCTGGAATTGCCCGAAAAAGATCACGAAGGAAACATCATTCTGGAGCCGAACTCGGGCTGCAATCAGCGTTTCGATTTGCCCAACGGCGAAATTCTGCTGCCAATTCGTTATCGCACAAACCCAAAGTCTCGACGGTACACAACAATCGTTGCACGGTGCCGTTTTGACGGAGAGAAACTCACGTACATCGAACACGGTTCTGAACTGACGTTTGCTGGTCGACGCGGACTCTACGAACCATCCGTGATCGGACACCGCGGCCGATTCTACCTCACGATGCGGGCGGATGAATCTGCATTCGTCTCCGCCGCTGATGATGGATTGAACTACTCAGAACCAATCGAATGGAAGTTTGACGATGGCGAGATTCTCGGCAGCTACAACGCTCAGCAACACTGGATCGCTCACGACGACGCACTGTATCTGGCCTACACTCGTCGTGGAGCCAACAACGATCACGTCTTCCGCAACCGAGCCCCATTGTTCATCGCCCGAGTCGATCTGGATACACTGCAGGTGATCAGATCGACCGAGCGAGTGCTGATGTCTGAAACCGGACTGGATCTCGCTGGCGGCTTTGGGGTCCTGGATTTCAGTCCGTCGGAGAGCTGGGTCGTCAGCACAGAAATGGGTTTTCCCGATGACCGCAGATCCGAACCAAACCGAATTCGCCTTTCTCGAATCATCTGGCAAAAAGCAAGTCCGTAA
- a CDS encoding sulfatase family protein, which produces MLFLAADPLAVVGGDPANARKTNIVFIFADDWGWGDLGCHGHPYLKTPNIDRLAKEGTDFHRFTVASGVCSPSRTAVMTGHFPARYNIDGHFAWVPSNAKRGMPDWVNPSTPTLPKMLQSAGYATAHFGKWHLANNMIPDSPLPEEYGYDEYAAFNCAGEQMPVHQDAARAIAFMKKNAAANKPFFINLWMHEPHTPFHTLPEYRRRFPELDDADNVYASVLSHADDRIGELLAALDRLNLSDNTLVIFSSDNGPAGTGKAGKLTTMYDSATGEGFGIGCSVGTTGGRNGRKASILQGGIGVPFIARWPGKIKAGTIDDTSWISAVDLLPTLCEIAGASLPAGYQPDGMSHVATLQGTPAPVREKPLFWRGVPSRNGPLYSILDRKWRLLTDVNFEALELHDVDEDPLEQDNLISSHPAITNELLAKLRTWHTTLPEMPDPECFSKYRDEKVGPMPPELKPLFQFDPSR; this is translated from the coding sequence ATGCTCTTTCTGGCTGCAGATCCACTGGCGGTTGTGGGGGGAGATCCAGCCAACGCAAGAAAAACCAATATCGTCTTCATTTTTGCCGACGATTGGGGCTGGGGAGACCTTGGCTGCCACGGACACCCCTATCTGAAGACGCCGAACATCGACCGGCTTGCCAAGGAAGGGACCGACTTTCATCGATTCACGGTCGCCAGCGGCGTGTGCTCCCCAAGTCGCACGGCAGTGATGACGGGTCATTTTCCTGCTCGGTACAACATCGATGGTCACTTCGCCTGGGTGCCAAGTAACGCTAAACGCGGCATGCCGGATTGGGTGAATCCGAGCACTCCAACACTTCCCAAGATGTTACAGTCGGCCGGCTATGCGACCGCACACTTCGGAAAGTGGCACCTGGCCAACAACATGATTCCTGATTCGCCGCTGCCCGAAGAGTACGGCTACGACGAGTACGCAGCCTTCAACTGTGCCGGAGAACAAATGCCGGTGCACCAAGATGCCGCTCGCGCGATTGCGTTCATGAAGAAGAACGCCGCTGCGAACAAGCCGTTCTTCATCAATTTGTGGATGCACGAGCCGCACACACCGTTTCACACGCTGCCTGAATACCGTCGACGATTCCCAGAACTGGACGACGCTGACAATGTTTACGCGTCGGTGCTCTCTCATGCGGACGATCGAATCGGTGAACTACTCGCGGCATTGGACCGACTGAATTTGTCCGACAACACGCTGGTGATTTTCAGTTCCGACAACGGTCCTGCGGGCACTGGCAAAGCCGGCAAGCTGACTACAATGTACGATTCAGCGACCGGCGAAGGATTTGGAATTGGTTGCAGCGTCGGAACGACCGGCGGGCGGAACGGACGCAAGGCTTCGATCTTGCAAGGCGGCATCGGCGTCCCCTTCATCGCCCGTTGGCCTGGCAAGATCAAAGCCGGTACCATTGACGACACGTCGTGGATTTCCGCCGTCGACCTGTTGCCGACTTTGTGCGAAATCGCCGGTGCAAGTCTCCCCGCGGGATACCAGCCCGATGGCATGAGCCATGTTGCGACGCTGCAAGGTACACCAGCTCCCGTTCGCGAGAAGCCTCTTTTTTGGAGAGGCGTTCCAAGCCGTAATGGTCCGCTCTACTCGATCCTGGACCGAAAGTGGCGATTGCTGACCGACGTGAACTTCGAAGCACTCGAGTTACATGACGTCGATGAAGATCCTTTGGAGCAAGACAACTTGATTTCATCACATCCAGCGATCACCAACGAGCTTCTGGCGAAGCTTCGGACTTGGCACACGACGCTTCCAGAAATGCCTGATCCAGAGTGTTTTTCCAAATACCGAGACGAGAAAGTGGGCCCGATGCCTCCAGAGCTCAAGCCACTTTTTCAATTCGATCCGTCACGCTAA
- a CDS encoding sigma-70 family RNA polymerase sigma factor — protein MDENQKREEFTHHWLAAEPAVSAYVFASVAGFHDAEDVVQRIAQELARRFDEYESDRPFVGWALWIAKSRVIDFYRSQDRTRIVFSDELLAQLADTIARQVDGRSRRREALEACLDELPPKSRRLLDLRYVEERSAAEMARETGATSGSVRVLLSRVRTALVRCIERRLALETA, from the coding sequence ATGGACGAAAATCAAAAACGCGAGGAATTCACGCATCACTGGCTGGCTGCCGAGCCTGCTGTGTCGGCGTATGTGTTTGCGTCTGTTGCGGGGTTTCATGATGCCGAAGACGTCGTTCAACGGATCGCTCAGGAGCTGGCCCGTCGGTTTGACGAGTATGAGTCGGATCGGCCGTTCGTTGGCTGGGCCTTGTGGATTGCCAAATCCCGGGTGATCGATTTCTACCGATCTCAAGATCGTACACGGATTGTTTTCTCGGACGAGCTGCTCGCCCAACTCGCTGATACGATTGCGAGGCAGGTTGACGGTCGAAGCCGTCGTCGCGAAGCACTGGAGGCGTGCCTGGATGAACTCCCGCCAAAGTCACGCCGATTGCTCGATTTGCGTTACGTCGAAGAGCGATCAGCCGCCGAGATGGCGCGAGAGACCGGGGCTACCAGTGGCTCGGTGCGCGTACTGCTGTCACGTGTGCGAACGGCACTCGTCCGTTGCATCGAGCGACGCCTTGCCCTCGAGACTGCGTGA